In one window of Gossypium hirsutum isolate 1008001.06 chromosome A01, Gossypium_hirsutum_v2.1, whole genome shotgun sequence DNA:
- the LOC107934294 gene encoding uncharacterized protein produces MRRERPPVDRIKKQGAEEFEANIDDDPERAEFWLDNTIRVFNEFSSIPEECMKCMVSLLRDSAYQWWNTLVSVVLREKMTWEFSQEEFCKKYISQRFMDQKRKEFLKVKQVKMTVTKYESEFVRLIKYAGEFVSTKAIMCKIFEDGLNENIRLLVGILELKEFVVLV; encoded by the coding sequence ATGAGAAGGGAAAGGCCTCCGGTTGATCGAATTAAAAAGCAAGGAGCTGAAGAGTTTGAAGCTAACattgatgatgatccagaaagagcagagttttggcttgacaACACCATCCGAGTCTTTAATGAGTTTTCAAGCATACcagaggagtgcatgaagtgcaTGGTATCACTTCTAAGAGATTCtgcttaccaatggtggaataccctTGTGTCGGTTGTGTTGAGGGAGAAAATGACTTGGGAGTTTTCCCAAGAGGAATTTTgcaagaagtatattagtcaaaggtTTATGGATCAAAAGAGGAAGGAGTTCCTAAAGGTGAAACAGGTAAAAATGACAGTTACCAAGTATGAGagtgagtttgtgaggcttatCAAATATGCTGGGGAATTTGTATCTACCAAAGCCATCATGTGTAAAATATTTGAGGACGGGTTGAACGAAAACATCCGATTATTGGTTGGAatccttgagttgaaagagtttgtagtCCTGGTCTAA